In one window of Rhizobium sp. ACO-34A DNA:
- a CDS encoding DNA polymerase III subunit beta, translating into MRITLERSNLLKSLNHVHRVVERRNTIPILSNVLLRAEGASLAMKATDLDLEITEATPAMVEQAGATTVPAHLLYEIVRKLPDGAEVLLATNPDGSSMTVASGRSKFSLQCLSEADFPDLTAGNFTHAFKLKATDLKMLIDRTQFAISTEETRYYLNGIFLHTIEAGGALKLRAVATDGHRLARADVEAPSGSEGMPGIIIPRKTVGELQKLVDNPELIVTLEVSDAKIRLTIGSIVMTSKLIDGTFPDYQRVIPTANDKEMRVDCQSFAQAVDRVSTISSERGRAVKLALSDGQLLLTVNNPDSGSATEEVAVGYENDGMEIGFNAKYLLDITAQLSGDDAIFLLADAGSPTLIRDTAGDDALYVLMPMRV; encoded by the coding sequence ATGCGTATTACTCTTGAACGGTCCAACCTTCTCAAATCGCTGAACCATGTGCATCGCGTGGTCGAACGTCGCAACACGATCCCGATCCTGTCGAACGTGCTGCTGCGCGCCGAAGGCGCAAGCCTTGCCATGAAGGCGACCGACCTCGACCTGGAAATCACCGAAGCGACCCCCGCGATGGTCGAACAGGCCGGCGCGACGACGGTTCCGGCGCATCTGCTCTACGAAATCGTCCGCAAGCTGCCGGACGGCGCAGAAGTGCTGCTCGCCACCAATCCGGACGGTTCTTCCATGACGGTCGCTTCCGGCCGCTCCAAGTTTTCGCTCCAGTGCCTTTCGGAAGCCGACTTCCCCGATCTCACGGCCGGCAACTTCACCCATGCCTTCAAGCTCAAGGCAACGGACCTGAAGATGCTGATCGACCGGACGCAGTTCGCGATCTCGACGGAAGAGACGCGCTACTATCTGAACGGCATTTTCCTGCACACCATCGAGGCCGGCGGCGCGCTGAAGCTGCGCGCGGTCGCGACCGACGGCCACCGGCTGGCCCGCGCCGATGTCGAGGCTCCCTCGGGTTCGGAAGGCATGCCGGGCATCATCATCCCGCGCAAGACCGTCGGCGAACTGCAGAAGCTGGTCGACAACCCGGAACTGATCGTCACGCTCGAAGTGTCCGACGCCAAGATCCGCCTGACGATCGGCTCCATCGTCATGACCTCGAAGCTGATCGATGGCACCTTCCCCGACTACCAGCGCGTTATCCCGACGGCGAACGACAAGGAAATGCGCGTCGATTGCCAGAGCTTCGCCCAGGCCGTCGACCGCGTGTCGACGATTTCCTCGGAACGCGGCCGCGCCGTGAAGCTCGCCCTTTCCGATGGCCAGCTGCTCCTGACGGTCAACAACCCTGATTCCGGCAGCGCTACCGAAGAAGTGGCGGTCGGATACGAGAACGACGGAATGGAAATCGGCTTCAACGCCAAATATCTGCTCGACATCACAGCTCAGCTTTCCGGCGACGATGCGATCTTCCTGCTGGCGGATGCCGGCTCGCCCACTCTCATTCGCGATACCGCAGGTGATGATGCGCTCTACGTGCTGATGCCTATGCGTGTGTGA
- a CDS encoding glutathione synthase, whose protein sequence is MAKITNVAVQMDHVSTINIAGDSTFAMSLEAQARGYRLFHYTPNQLSMRDGRILATVQPMQLRDVKGDHFSLGDAEQVDLSTMDVVLLRQDPPFDMAYITSTHLLERIHPKTLVVNDPAWVRNSPEKIFVTEFADLMPKTLITRDAAEIARFREEMGDIILKPLYGNGGAGVFHSSRDDRNFSSLIEMFHQMFREPFIAQAYLPAVRKGDKRIILIDGEPVGAINRVPAEHDSRSNMHVGGRAEATELTAREKEICARIGPALRERGFLLVGIDVIGDYMTEINVTSPTGIREVKKFGGADIAALLWDAIEKKRA, encoded by the coding sequence ATGGCGAAGATTACCAATGTCGCGGTCCAGATGGATCACGTCTCCACCATCAATATCGCGGGCGATTCCACCTTTGCGATGAGCCTGGAGGCGCAGGCCCGCGGCTACCGGCTGTTTCACTACACGCCGAACCAGCTCAGCATGCGTGACGGCCGCATCCTTGCGACCGTCCAGCCCATGCAGCTTCGCGATGTGAAGGGCGATCATTTCAGCCTCGGCGATGCCGAGCAGGTCGATCTCTCGACCATGGATGTGGTGCTGCTCCGTCAGGACCCGCCCTTCGACATGGCCTACATCACCTCGACCCATCTGCTGGAGCGCATCCATCCGAAGACGCTGGTCGTGAACGATCCGGCCTGGGTGCGCAATTCGCCGGAGAAGATCTTCGTCACCGAATTTGCCGACCTGATGCCGAAGACCCTGATTACCCGCGATGCGGCCGAGATCGCCCGCTTCCGTGAGGAGATGGGCGACATCATCCTGAAGCCGCTTTACGGCAATGGCGGCGCCGGCGTCTTCCATTCCTCCCGCGACGACCGCAATTTCTCGTCGCTGATCGAGATGTTCCATCAGATGTTCCGCGAACCCTTCATCGCCCAGGCCTATCTGCCGGCAGTGCGCAAGGGCGACAAGCGCATCATTCTGATCGACGGCGAACCCGTCGGCGCCATCAACCGGGTGCCGGCCGAGCATGACAGCCGCTCCAACATGCATGTCGGCGGTCGCGCCGAGGCAACGGAACTCACCGCGCGCGAGAAGGAAATCTGCGCCCGTATCGGCCCCGCGCTGAGGGAACGCGGCTTCTTACTGGTCGGCATCGATGTCATCGGTGATTACATGACCGAGATCAACGTCACCTCTCCGACCGGTATTCGCGAAGTGAAGAAGTTCGGCGGCGCCGACATAGCAGCTCTCCTCTGGGACGCCATCGAAAAGAAGCGCGCCTGA
- a CDS encoding cupin, translating into MPLKLMIASMAGVLMTMPRPVRASEMPPVVSAHSGHLALKPAPINPEWIIRGTPVARVGDHSTSTDEASSTAVWDCTAGEFRWYFGWDETVVIQEGEVHVTAADGTERTLRAGDIAYFRGGTWATWRVDDYVRKVAFLRKPFPEPLATLYRIRNALRSPTATSVLG; encoded by the coding sequence ATGCCTTTGAAGCTTATGATTGCCAGCATGGCCGGCGTGCTGATGACCATGCCCCGGCCGGTCCGCGCCAGCGAAATGCCGCCGGTGGTTTCGGCCCATAGCGGCCATCTCGCGCTGAAGCCCGCACCGATCAATCCGGAATGGATCATTCGTGGAACGCCGGTCGCTCGCGTCGGCGATCATTCCACCAGCACCGATGAAGCAAGCTCGACGGCCGTATGGGATTGCACGGCGGGCGAATTCCGCTGGTATTTCGGCTGGGACGAGACCGTGGTGATCCAGGAAGGCGAAGTGCATGTGACCGCCGCGGACGGCACGGAGCGCACCCTGCGCGCCGGCGATATCGCCTATTTCCGCGGTGGCACCTGGGCGACCTGGCGCGTCGACGACTATGTCCGCAAGGTTGCCTTCCTGCGCAAGCCGTTCCCCGAACCGCTGGCGACGCTCTATCGCATCCGCAACGCCTTGCGTTCTCCGACGGCGACGAGCGTGCTCGGCTGA
- a CDS encoding glycerol-3-phosphate ABC transporter permease, which yields MYRTKFFDHLILIAGVVLMLGPLMVAFTTSTHSAAEIHSKGLMLAIGDQFDETYSRVLFHGGGFTGKVTGLTMAWNSLILGVGFAVGKIVLSMMAAYAIVYFRFRFATLAFWLIFTTLLLPLEVRIMPSYQVMSQLGLLNTHTGLILPLLASATGTFFFRQFFKSVPDELLEAARIDGAGPIKFFFDVLVPLSRTMIAAVFIIMFVYGWNQYLWPLLMTTDESFYTLMRGIKQILQVWVGSQIPDYNEAFAMAVLAMLPPVIIVVIFQSWFIKGLTETDK from the coding sequence ATGTACCGAACCAAGTTCTTCGACCATCTGATCCTGATCGCCGGCGTCGTCCTGATGCTCGGGCCGCTGATGGTCGCCTTCACCACCTCCACCCACAGCGCGGCCGAAATCCATTCCAAGGGTCTGATGCTGGCGATCGGCGACCAGTTCGACGAGACCTACAGCAGGGTCCTGTTCCACGGCGGGGGCTTCACCGGAAAGGTGACGGGCCTGACCATGGCCTGGAATTCGCTGATCCTCGGCGTCGGCTTTGCCGTCGGCAAGATCGTGCTGTCGATGATGGCGGCCTATGCCATCGTCTATTTCCGCTTCCGTTTCGCGACGCTCGCCTTCTGGCTGATCTTCACGACGCTGCTGCTGCCGCTCGAAGTGCGCATCATGCCGTCCTATCAGGTGATGAGCCAGCTCGGGCTCCTCAATACCCATACCGGCCTGATCCTTCCGCTTCTGGCGTCGGCAACCGGCACCTTTTTCTTCCGGCAGTTCTTCAAGTCGGTGCCGGACGAGTTGCTGGAGGCCGCGCGCATCGATGGCGCGGGGCCGATCAAGTTCTTCTTCGACGTGCTGGTGCCGCTGTCGCGCACCATGATCGCGGCGGTCTTCATCATCATGTTCGTCTATGGCTGGAACCAGTATCTCTGGCCGCTGCTGATGACGACGGACGAAAGCTTCTACACCCTGATGCGCGGCATCAAGCAGATCCTGCAGGTCTGGGTCGGCTCGCAGATCCCCGATTACAACGAGGCTTTCGCCATGGCCGTGCTCGCCATGCTGCCGCCCGTCATCATCGTGGTGATCTTCCAGAGCTGGTTCATCAAGGGCCTGACGGAAACCGACAAGTAG
- a CDS encoding 16S rRNA (cytidine(1402)-2'-O)-methyltransferase, with the protein MTGDRNDENGSERTYRVNDTRIAARPLQPALYLVATPIGNLGDITLRALETLAGADVLACEDTRVTRVLLDRYGIQNRPFAYHEHNATEAGPRLIAALEAGKSVALVSDAGTPLVSDPGYRLGQLAIEAGHRVVPIPGASAPLAALVGSGLPNDAFLFAGFLPTKDKARRDRLAELADVPATLIFFESPHRIGDTLVAASDVFGSQRAASVCRELTKTFEEFRRGTLGELATAYADQTVKGEVVLVVGPPPEKAAPDAGEVDGLLLELASSLPTAKAATEASKITGLPRKELYQRLLDLKGAA; encoded by the coding sequence GTGACGGGCGACAGGAACGACGAAAACGGCAGCGAACGGACCTATCGGGTCAACGATACGCGTATCGCGGCCCGGCCGCTTCAGCCGGCGCTTTATCTGGTCGCGACCCCGATCGGCAATCTCGGCGATATCACGCTGAGAGCGCTGGAAACGCTGGCCGGCGCCGATGTGCTCGCCTGCGAGGATACCCGTGTCACCCGTGTCCTGCTTGATCGCTACGGCATCCAGAACCGTCCGTTCGCCTATCACGAACACAATGCCACGGAGGCCGGCCCGCGCCTGATCGCCGCGCTTGAGGCGGGTAAGTCCGTCGCGTTGGTCTCGGATGCTGGCACGCCGCTCGTCTCCGATCCCGGTTATCGCCTCGGACAACTGGCGATCGAAGCCGGCCATCGCGTGGTGCCGATCCCGGGCGCATCCGCTCCGCTTGCGGCGCTGGTCGGTTCCGGCCTGCCGAACGATGCCTTCCTGTTTGCGGGTTTCCTGCCCACCAAGGACAAGGCGCGGCGCGACCGCCTGGCGGAGTTGGCCGATGTGCCGGCGACGCTGATCTTCTTCGAGAGCCCCCATCGCATCGGCGATACGCTTGTCGCTGCGTCCGACGTGTTCGGTTCGCAGCGCGCGGCTTCCGTCTGCCGGGAGCTGACCAAGACTTTCGAGGAATTCCGGCGCGGAACGCTCGGCGAGCTTGCCACCGCCTATGCCGACCAGACGGTAAAGGGCGAGGTGGTTCTGGTCGTCGGCCCGCCGCCGGAAAAGGCAGCGCCCGATGCGGGTGAGGTGGACGGCCTCCTCCTTGAACTTGCGAGCAGTCTGCCGACCGCCAAGGCCGCGACGGAAGCATCGAAGATCACCGGTCTTCCCCGCAAGGAGCTCTATCAGCGCCTGCTCGATCTCAAGGGCGCGGCATGA
- a CDS encoding AAA family ATPase has product MVARVSTVAFQGIEGVPVDVQVMVAPGKIGMQIVGLPDKAVAESRERVQAALHASGLALPPKRVTVNLAPADLPKEGSHFDLPIALGLMAALGAIPAEALSGFVVIGELNLDGTIAAVAGALPAAIGANAMGKGLICPAESGAEAAWAGSDIDILAPRSLIALANHFRGTQVLSRPEPAIRAPAANLPDLADIKGQESAKRALEVAAAGGHNLLMVGPPGSGKSMLAARLPSILPPLSAAELLDVSMVHSVAGQLSGGKLSDRRPFRTPHHSATMAALVGGGLRARPGEASLAHHGVLFLDEFPEFSPQVLDALRQPLETGECIIARANHRVAYPADFQLVAAMNPCRCGMAGEPGHTCARGPRCLTDYQGRISGPLMDRIDIRIDVPAVSATDLIKPMAAERSEDVAHRVFAARERQRQRFAEAGTPGVSTNARCSTAMIEKLAELDAGGTQLLRDAAEKFRFSARAYHRVLKVARTLADLDGSAMLGRIHLAEAISYRIPSERLSAAA; this is encoded by the coding sequence ATGGTGGCGCGCGTCAGTACGGTTGCATTTCAGGGCATAGAAGGTGTTCCGGTCGACGTTCAGGTGATGGTCGCGCCTGGCAAGATCGGCATGCAGATCGTCGGCCTGCCGGACAAGGCCGTGGCCGAAAGCCGGGAACGGGTGCAGGCGGCGCTCCATGCCTCGGGACTGGCGCTGCCGCCGAAGCGCGTGACGGTCAATCTCGCCCCCGCTGATCTTCCCAAGGAAGGCTCGCATTTCGACCTGCCGATCGCACTTGGCCTGATGGCCGCACTCGGCGCCATACCCGCCGAAGCGCTTTCGGGTTTTGTGGTGATTGGTGAACTCAATCTCGATGGCACGATCGCGGCCGTTGCCGGCGCTCTTCCGGCGGCAATCGGCGCGAATGCCATGGGCAAGGGCCTCATCTGCCCGGCTGAAAGCGGCGCGGAAGCGGCGTGGGCGGGATCGGATATCGATATTCTCGCGCCCCGCAGCCTGATCGCGCTTGCCAATCATTTCCGTGGCACGCAGGTCCTGTCGAGGCCTGAGCCCGCAATCCGTGCGCCTGCCGCCAATCTGCCTGACCTCGCCGACATCAAGGGGCAGGAGAGCGCCAAGCGGGCTCTGGAAGTCGCTGCCGCCGGCGGCCATAATCTGTTGATGGTCGGGCCTCCCGGTTCCGGCAAATCGATGCTGGCGGCCCGCCTGCCATCCATCCTGCCTCCGCTTTCCGCGGCCGAGCTGCTGGATGTCTCCATGGTGCATTCCGTTGCCGGCCAGCTCTCGGGCGGCAAGCTTTCGGACCGGCGGCCGTTCCGCACGCCTCACCATTCCGCCACCATGGCAGCCCTTGTCGGTGGCGGTCTGCGCGCACGACCGGGCGAAGCCTCGCTTGCCCATCACGGGGTGCTTTTCCTCGACGAGTTCCCGGAATTCTCGCCGCAGGTGCTGGATGCGCTGCGCCAGCCTTTGGAAACCGGCGAATGCATCATCGCCCGGGCCAATCACCGGGTCGCCTATCCCGCCGACTTCCAGCTCGTGGCGGCAATGAACCCCTGCCGCTGCGGCATGGCTGGTGAACCCGGGCATACCTGCGCCCGCGGCCCGCGTTGCCTCACCGATTATCAGGGCAGGATTTCCGGGCCGCTGATGGACCGCATCGATATCCGCATCGATGTGCCGGCAGTCTCCGCCACCGATCTCATCAAGCCGATGGCGGCCGAGCGAAGCGAGGATGTTGCCCACCGGGTTTTCGCGGCTCGCGAGCGCCAGCGGCAGCGCTTTGCCGAGGCGGGCACGCCGGGAGTGTCGACCAATGCCCGCTGCTCCACGGCGATGATCGAAAAACTCGCGGAACTGGATGCGGGAGGTACGCAGCTCCTGAGGGATGCCGCGGAGAAGTTCAGGTTTTCGGCCCGGGCCTATCATCGGGTGCTGAAAGTGGCGCGGACGCTTGCCGATCTCGACGGCTCGGCGATGCTCGGGCGCATTCACCTTGCCGAGGCGATTTCCTACCGTATCCCGTCGGAACGGTTGTCTGCCGCCGCGTGA
- a CDS encoding glycerol-3-phosphate transporter permease gives MKRVQFSSRFLPYLFLLPQFAIIVIFFYWPSAQAIHSSFFIEDPFGFGASFVGFSNYTDALNSSEYLKVARFTIAYSLIVTFLTLSLGMLLALKADAVIRGQSAYRTLLIVVYAIAPPVAGLIGMMFFDQHIGPFVKFVSLFGWQMKVGINYFDTAFAMVAVAVWNQIPYNFIFFLSGLQGIPASIREAAAIDCKSGTRRFWTVILPLLTPTAFFLLIINMTYSLFDTFGVIDVIVKDKAANNPITLVYKVYLDGFRGNDLGASSAQSVILMVVVLVLTLIQFRFIERRVHYG, from the coding sequence ATGAAGCGCGTCCAGTTTTCCTCGCGATTTCTGCCCTATCTGTTCCTGCTGCCGCAGTTTGCGATCATTGTGATCTTTTTCTACTGGCCGTCGGCGCAGGCAATCCATTCCTCGTTCTTCATCGAAGACCCGTTCGGCTTCGGTGCAAGCTTCGTCGGGTTCAGCAATTACACCGACGCGCTCAACTCGTCGGAATATCTGAAGGTTGCCCGTTTCACGATCGCTTACAGCCTGATCGTGACCTTCCTCACGCTGTCGCTCGGCATGCTCCTGGCGTTGAAGGCCGATGCCGTCATCCGGGGACAGTCGGCCTACCGGACGCTGCTGATCGTGGTCTATGCCATCGCCCCGCCGGTGGCCGGCCTGATCGGCATGATGTTCTTCGACCAGCATATAGGTCCCTTCGTGAAATTCGTCTCGCTGTTCGGCTGGCAGATGAAGGTCGGGATCAACTACTTCGATACTGCTTTCGCCATGGTGGCTGTCGCGGTGTGGAACCAGATCCCCTATAACTTCATCTTCTTCCTGTCGGGCCTGCAGGGTATTCCGGCGTCCATCCGGGAAGCGGCGGCGATCGACTGCAAGTCGGGAACGCGGCGTTTCTGGACGGTCATCCTGCCGCTTCTGACCCCGACGGCCTTCTTCCTGCTGATCATCAACATGACCTACTCGCTGTTCGACACTTTCGGCGTTATCGACGTCATCGTGAAGGACAAGGCGGCCAACAACCCGATCACCCTCGTCTACAAGGTCTATCTCGACGGCTTCCGCGGCAACGACCTCGGTGCGTCCTCGGCCCAGTCGGTGATCCTTATGGTCGTGGTTCTGGTGCTGACGCTGATCCAGTTCCGCTTCATCGAACGCCGCGTTCACTACGGTTGA
- the ugpC gene encoding sn-glycerol-3-phosphate ABC transporter ATP-binding protein UgpC (part of the UgpABCE glycerol-3-phosphate uptake system): protein MASIQIDQVSKIYDGGVRAVKSIDIDIADGEFIVLVGPSGCGKSTLLRMVAGLETISEGTVSIDDRIVNQIEPADRDIAMVFQNYALYPHMTVYDNLAYGLKNRKTPKAEIEARVAEAARMLEIEPYLKRKPRALSGGQRQRVAMGRAIVRKPAVFLFDEPLSNLDAKLRVTMRGEIRKLQRRLGTTAIYVTHDQLEAMTLADRLVVLNGGAIEQIGTPLEVYHRPASTFVASFIGSPAMNLVQAVVEGGRLSIGDATVDFGSDLPVSGGVTVGVRAEDLLPATSSEPSLPFKVDYVEELGAHRLVHGHVGGQVVTAVIALGMEIPVDMRLTVSQQRLHFFDRENGRRIATSSAAVPLTGVANPLIEVSPA, encoded by the coding sequence ATGGCTTCCATTCAAATCGACCAGGTCTCGAAGATCTACGACGGCGGCGTCCGGGCCGTCAAAAGCATCGATATCGACATCGCCGACGGTGAATTCATCGTGCTCGTCGGTCCCTCAGGCTGCGGCAAGTCCACGCTGCTGCGCATGGTCGCCGGGCTGGAAACCATCTCGGAAGGCACGGTCAGCATCGACGACCGCATCGTCAACCAGATCGAGCCCGCCGACCGCGATATCGCCATGGTGTTCCAGAACTACGCGCTCTATCCGCACATGACGGTCTACGACAACCTCGCCTACGGCCTGAAGAACCGCAAGACGCCGAAGGCGGAGATCGAGGCGCGCGTGGCGGAAGCCGCCCGCATGCTGGAAATCGAACCCTATCTGAAGCGCAAGCCGCGCGCGCTTTCCGGTGGCCAGCGTCAGCGCGTTGCCATGGGCCGCGCCATCGTGCGCAAGCCCGCGGTCTTCCTGTTCGACGAACCGCTTTCCAACCTCGATGCCAAGCTGCGTGTCACCATGCGCGGCGAGATCCGCAAACTGCAGCGCCGCCTTGGCACCACCGCGATCTACGTGACCCACGACCAGCTCGAGGCCATGACGCTTGCCGACCGGCTGGTGGTGCTGAACGGCGGCGCGATCGAGCAGATCGGCACGCCGCTCGAGGTCTATCATCGCCCGGCTTCCACCTTCGTCGCGAGCTTCATCGGTTCTCCCGCTATGAACCTCGTTCAGGCGGTGGTGGAAGGCGGCAGGCTGTCCATCGGTGACGCGACGGTCGATTTCGGAAGCGATCTTCCTGTCAGCGGCGGCGTGACCGTGGGTGTCCGGGCGGAAGACCTGCTGCCTGCGACGAGTTCAGAACCGTCGCTGCCGTTCAAGGTCGATTACGTCGAGGAACTTGGCGCCCATCGTCTCGTCCATGGTCATGTCGGTGGTCAGGTGGTGACCGCCGTGATCGCGCTCGGCATGGAAATCCCGGTGGATATGCGCCTGACGGTCTCACAGCAGCGTCTGCATTTCTTCGATCGGGAAAACGGCCGGCGGATCGCTACATCTTCAGCCGCAGTGCCGCTTACAGGTGTTGCAAATCCGCTGATCGAGGTTTCGCCCGCCTGA
- a CDS encoding ABC transporter substrate-binding protein has product MFKKLSLAALALSMTASTSLAATNITWWHGMGGRNGEVINEIAQKFNEAQSECALTPVSKGSYEEALSAGIAAFRSGEQPNILQVFDAGAATIINAKGAVIPAEDLIKQAGYDFNREDFIEGVRYFYADSDGKFVGMPFNSSAPIMYMNTDALKKAGVEAPKTWEEFEAIAPKLKEAGYIPLVQTQLTWEFTENFFSRHNLQFASNNNGYDSVVDTTINVTDPNHVMMYEKLKAWYDQGLFGYYGAGWNDNQKPFEEGKVALWIGSSGSFGGLQKTATMPFSATFLPYWKSVIPEGVHTFIGGASLFAMAGKPEAENKCVASFFHFLTSAEIQKFYHQSTGYVAITKAAYELAKKEGYYNEKPAAEVGIQQLSLPGAEWDKGYRLGFYPQIRTVMEREYNRIFSGETTPKDAMETIKKEADELLARFAKTAG; this is encoded by the coding sequence ATGTTCAAGAAGCTTTCACTGGCAGCGCTGGCCCTGTCCATGACCGCAAGCACCTCGCTTGCTGCGACCAACATCACCTGGTGGCATGGCATGGGCGGCCGTAACGGCGAAGTCATCAACGAAATCGCCCAGAAGTTCAACGAAGCCCAGAGCGAATGCGCGCTGACGCCGGTTTCCAAGGGCTCGTATGAAGAAGCCCTGTCCGCCGGCATCGCGGCCTTCCGTTCCGGCGAACAGCCGAACATCCTGCAGGTCTTCGACGCAGGCGCCGCCACCATCATCAACGCCAAGGGCGCCGTCATCCCGGCTGAAGACCTGATCAAGCAGGCCGGCTATGACTTCAACCGCGAAGACTTCATCGAAGGTGTTCGCTACTTCTACGCCGATTCCGACGGCAAGTTCGTCGGCATGCCGTTCAACTCCTCGGCTCCGATCATGTACATGAACACCGACGCCCTGAAGAAGGCCGGTGTCGAAGCTCCGAAGACCTGGGAAGAGTTCGAAGCCATCGCTCCGAAGCTCAAGGAAGCCGGCTACATCCCGCTCGTCCAGACCCAGCTCACCTGGGAATTCACCGAGAACTTCTTCTCGCGTCATAACCTGCAGTTCGCTTCGAACAACAATGGTTACGACAGCGTCGTCGACACGACGATCAACGTGACCGACCCGAACCACGTCATGATGTATGAAAAGCTGAAGGCCTGGTACGATCAGGGCCTGTTCGGCTACTACGGCGCCGGCTGGAACGACAACCAGAAGCCCTTCGAAGAAGGCAAGGTTGCGCTCTGGATCGGTTCCTCTGGCTCGTTCGGCGGCCTGCAGAAGACCGCGACCATGCCCTTCTCGGCAACCTTCCTGCCCTACTGGAAGTCGGTTATTCCGGAAGGCGTCCACACCTTCATCGGCGGCGCTTCGCTGTTCGCCATGGCCGGCAAGCCGGAAGCCGAAAACAAGTGCGTCGCTTCCTTCTTCCACTTCCTGACCTCGGCCGAGATCCAGAAGTTCTACCACCAGTCGACCGGCTACGTCGCCATCACCAAGGCAGCTTACGAGCTTGCCAAGAAGGAAGGCTACTACAACGAGAAGCCGGCCGCCGAAGTCGGTATCCAGCAGCTCTCGCTGCCGGGCGCCGAGTGGGACAAGGGCTATCGCCTGGGCTTCTACCCGCAGATCCGCACAGTGATGGAACGCGAATACAACCGCATCTTCTCCGGCGAAACCACGCCGAAGGACGCGATGGAAACCATCAAGAAGGAAGCCGACGAGCTGCTCGCCCGCTTCGCCAAGACGGCCGGCTGA
- a CDS encoding SAM-dependent methyltransferase, whose translation MALRLKERFEKKFDDEIRFFKGMMQGPKTVGAIAPTSSITARRMASVVDTAHSGLPVLELGPGTGVITKAILARGVKPEDIVSVEYSEDFYHHLTRTYPKVRFVHGDAFNLGKTLGALSEQKFDSVISAVPLLNFPMDARISMLEDLLDRIPAGRPVMQISYGAVSPIIARPHSYHIQHYDFVVRNIPPAQLWVYRRA comes from the coding sequence ATGGCATTGCGCTTGAAAGAGCGGTTCGAGAAGAAGTTCGACGACGAAATCCGGTTCTTCAAGGGTATGATGCAGGGGCCGAAAACGGTCGGAGCCATCGCCCCCACTTCGTCGATTACCGCACGCCGCATGGCCAGTGTCGTCGATACCGCCCATTCCGGACTGCCGGTGCTGGAACTCGGGCCGGGTACGGGTGTCATCACCAAGGCGATCCTCGCCCGGGGCGTGAAACCCGAGGACATCGTTTCCGTCGAATATTCCGAAGACTTCTATCACCATCTGACGCGGACCTACCCCAAGGTCCGCTTCGTTCATGGCGATGCCTTCAATCTCGGCAAGACGCTCGGCGCGCTGTCGGAGCAGAAATTCGATTCCGTCATATCGGCGGTTCCGCTCCTCAACTTCCCCATGGACGCGCGCATCAGCATGCTGGAAGACCTGCTCGACCGCATTCCGGCGGGCCGGCCCGTCATGCAGATCTCCTATGGCGCGGTTTCGCCGATCATCGCCCGGCCGCACAGCTACCATATCCAGCACTACGACTTCGTCGTTCGCAACATTCCGCCGGCGCAGCTCTGGGTCTATCGCCGGGCATGA